From a single Desulfatirhabdium butyrativorans DSM 18734 genomic region:
- a CDS encoding (Fe-S)-binding protein has product MEKWYPEVLKRYGFFTVFDLLIEYIKSGRIRLDKRRITAKVTYHDPCNYGRKAERMFGHGYYEEPRWILSQCIENWEDLTPNRKGQFCCGGGGGTLTTGYNDERVFYGRKKMDQIRETGAEMVVVPCHSCHGQLNAIKNAHGMDDLRVVYLWELVAECLVLE; this is encoded by the coding sequence TTGGAAAAATGGTATCCCGAAGTGCTGAAGCGCTACGGTTTCTTTACCGTCTTCGATCTGCTGATCGAATACATCAAAAGCGGCAGAATTCGACTCGACAAGCGGCGCATCACGGCCAAGGTCACGTATCACGATCCCTGCAACTACGGCAGGAAAGCCGAGCGGATGTTCGGCCACGGTTATTACGAGGAACCTCGGTGGATCCTGTCCCAGTGCATCGAAAACTGGGAGGATCTCACCCCGAACCGCAAGGGTCAGTTCTGCTGCGGGGGCGGAGGCGGCACGCTGACCACGGGATACAACGACGAGCGCGTGTTCTACGGCCGCAAGAAGATGGACCAGATCCGGGAAACGGGCGCGGAAATGGTCGTCGTTCCCTGCCACAGCTGCCACGGCCAGCTCAATGCCATCAAGAACGCGCACGGCATGGACGATCTGCGCGTGGTCTATTTGTGGGAGCTGGTGGCCGAGTGCCTGGTGCTGGAATAA
- a CDS encoding 30S ribosomal protein bS22, which yields MHLSLETIVRFTNAARISDWEGGDGLGSVIKKRRKKMRKHKHKKLLVRTRHQRRK from the coding sequence ATGCACCTGTCGCTCGAAACGATCGTGCGATTCACGAATGCGGCCAGGATATCCGATTGGGAAGGGGGTGATGGGTTGGGCAGTGTCATCAAAAAACGCAGAAAAAAAATGCGGAAACACAAGCATAAAAAGCTGTTGGTTCGAACCCGCCATCAGCGTCGGAAATGA
- a CDS encoding FAD-dependent oxidoreductase produces the protein MSTNQHTVLIAGAGPAGLSAALHLADCGVHTVIVDRKNRPGGNAADFTCKASPECVRCGACMVADRAARIRQLTAVDWLVPAEITGCEQNGRFQVHIRKDGAETDMKADAVILATGFTPFDPTQKPYGYQKGSTGNVITHLELEAMLHGQGKVRRPSDGATPETIAFIQCVGSRDLALGRPWCSCVCCGSALRMARRIQHETPSVKATFFYIDVQSFSRNFDAVYADFKSRIRMIRAIPGDVVKTPDDKLRVGYFDPTSRTFTEEIFDLTVLTVGMGPNPDTPELARVFGVSLDRFGFLGTARNGVFVAGSAIQPMGISDSIASGAEAAQSALEYLAGLMR, from the coding sequence ATGAGCACCAACCAGCATACGGTGCTGATCGCGGGCGCAGGTCCCGCAGGGCTTAGCGCCGCTTTGCATCTGGCCGATTGCGGCGTTCATACCGTGATCGTCGATCGCAAGAACCGGCCGGGCGGGAATGCCGCAGACTTTACCTGCAAGGCCTCACCCGAATGCGTCCGTTGCGGCGCATGCATGGTCGCCGACCGGGCCGCTCGGATCCGTCAACTGACGGCAGTGGACTGGTTGGTGCCCGCCGAAATCACCGGATGTGAACAAAACGGTCGATTTCAGGTCCATATCCGCAAAGACGGCGCCGAAACCGACATGAAGGCCGATGCCGTCATTCTGGCTACCGGCTTTACGCCGTTCGATCCGACGCAAAAGCCCTATGGCTATCAAAAAGGGTCGACCGGCAACGTTATCACCCATCTGGAGCTCGAGGCCATGCTGCATGGGCAGGGAAAGGTGCGCCGGCCGTCTGACGGTGCAACCCCCGAAACGATCGCCTTCATCCAGTGCGTCGGCAGCCGCGATCTGGCGCTGGGTCGTCCCTGGTGCTCCTGTGTGTGCTGCGGATCGGCGCTTCGCATGGCAAGGCGCATCCAGCACGAGACCCCGTCGGTGAAAGCCACGTTCTTCTATATCGATGTGCAGAGTTTCAGCAGAAATTTCGATGCCGTGTATGCCGATTTCAAATCCCGCATCCGCATGATCCGGGCCATTCCGGGAGATGTGGTCAAAACCCCGGATGACAAGCTGCGGGTCGGCTATTTCGACCCGACATCCAGAACCTTTACGGAAGAGATCTTCGACCTGACGGTGCTCACTGTCGGTATGGGTCCCAACCCCGATACGCCGGAACTTGCCCGCGTCTTTGGCGTGTCGCTCGATCGCTTCGGCTTTCTGGGGACAGCCCGGAATGGGGTTTTTGTGGCCGGATCGGCCATCCAGCCGATGGGCATTTCCGACAGTATCGCATCCGGCGCCGAAGCGGCACAATCGGCGCTCGAATATTTGGCCGGGCTCATGAGATGA
- a CDS encoding hydrogenase iron-sulfur subunit, with amino-acid sequence MNPTICVLGTGWAAEQTAARLKAETIDVLRIAPTADPSAATADAEPGVIPAYLAAIQADPGRFTIHCRSAGSSAVYEAQAIVIAEQAQRVSRCAGYGLSGGGHVLALADVIRESRLLPDDKTVVFLLGLAGESQPVVTREVLDLACRYAGRGRAYLLIGNLKVAGQGLEALVQDCRTAGVVPIKFTQTHPVIRQTDTGVVFEFTDEQIGEPFTILADRVVVDESFKPAAALQGIAGLLRLETDAEGFVQADNVHRLPVLTNRSRVFVAGPGRGALATEQVLADAANVALEVQQLIRETSAAAAVSAAIQPGHCVRCLTCYRVCPYGAIRLKARPEVLPEACQRCGICAAECPSKAITLADVADAVILDRIEAFRRETDSMQAPFIVVFGCERSAGLCRDAAGELGLPLPQRMCFIEVPCAGRISLDFMLGAFNRNAQGVLILSCHEGNCHSGQGNLHAKRRTAYLKEMLATIGMKPDRLHARTLAANMPVEFAAVCREFEATIHSLMLS; translated from the coding sequence GTGAATCCGACGATCTGTGTTTTAGGAACCGGATGGGCCGCGGAACAGACGGCGGCCCGATTGAAAGCTGAAACCATCGATGTGCTCCGGATCGCGCCGACAGCCGATCCATCCGCGGCCACTGCAGACGCGGAACCGGGCGTCATCCCGGCATACCTGGCCGCTATCCAGGCCGATCCCGGTCGTTTTACCATCCATTGCCGATCCGCAGGATCGAGCGCCGTCTATGAAGCCCAGGCCATCGTCATTGCGGAGCAGGCCCAGCGGGTCTCACGATGTGCGGGTTATGGTCTTTCGGGAGGCGGGCATGTGCTTGCGCTCGCTGATGTGATTCGGGAATCCAGGCTGTTGCCGGACGACAAGACGGTGGTTTTCCTGCTTGGCCTGGCCGGAGAAAGCCAGCCGGTCGTCACGAGGGAAGTGCTCGATCTGGCTTGCCGGTATGCGGGCCGCGGCAGGGCCTATCTGCTGATCGGAAACCTGAAGGTGGCAGGCCAGGGGCTGGAAGCCCTGGTTCAGGATTGCCGAACGGCAGGGGTTGTTCCCATCAAGTTCACCCAGACACATCCGGTCATCCGGCAAACGGATACGGGTGTCGTATTCGAATTCACGGATGAGCAGATCGGGGAGCCGTTCACGATCCTGGCGGATCGGGTTGTCGTGGACGAATCCTTCAAGCCTGCCGCTGCCCTTCAAGGGATTGCCGGCCTTCTTCGTCTCGAAACGGATGCCGAAGGGTTCGTTCAGGCGGACAACGTCCATCGACTGCCGGTTTTGACGAACCGCAGTCGGGTTTTTGTCGCCGGTCCGGGTCGAGGCGCCCTTGCCACGGAGCAGGTTTTGGCGGATGCCGCCAACGTTGCTCTCGAAGTGCAGCAGTTGATCCGGGAAACGTCAGCGGCGGCAGCCGTTTCGGCCGCCATCCAGCCGGGACATTGCGTGCGATGCCTCACCTGCTACCGGGTATGCCCCTATGGGGCCATCCGGCTGAAGGCCAGACCCGAAGTGTTGCCGGAAGCCTGCCAGCGCTGCGGCATCTGTGCCGCAGAGTGCCCCAGCAAGGCCATTACCCTCGCCGATGTGGCGGATGCCGTCATTCTCGATCGGATCGAAGCGTTCCGCCGTGAAACGGATTCGATGCAGGCGCCCTTCATTGTCGTCTTCGGATGCGAGCGATCGGCCGGGCTGTGCCGGGATGCAGCCGGGGAACTCGGGCTTCCGCTTCCCCAGCGCATGTGCTTCATCGAAGTCCCCTGTGCCGGTCGCATATCCCTCGATTTCATGCTGGGCGCATTCAACCGAAACGCCCAGGGGGTTTTAATCCTGAGCTGTCATGAAGGCAATTGCCATTCCGGGCAAGGCAACCTGCATGCCAAGCGAAGAACCGCCTATCTGAAAGAAATGTTGGCTACCATCGGCATGAAACCGGATCGGTTGCACGCCCGAACCCTGGCGGCCAACATGCCGGTGGAGTTTGCGGCTGTCTGCCGCGAATTCGAAGCGACCATTCATTCCCTGATGCTGTCCTGA
- a CDS encoding PocR ligand-binding domain-containing protein produces MQLTDICPLDQWVQFEEGIHKRYFIDINVFNPDGIRITDHKAWVNRLCPAIKATDKGQAFICAVAHMNIAAEARRARETVIEECDAGLIKLVVPIFVGGEFLGAVGACGLRFEDGEVDPFLVHQITDIPEETVEELSGDIPVMSHEKAKELARTIETEIQERIDACLSKRALSQEATK; encoded by the coding sequence ATGCAACTGACCGATATTTGCCCGCTCGATCAATGGGTCCAATTCGAAGAGGGCATCCACAAGCGTTATTTCATCGATATCAATGTATTCAATCCGGATGGCATCCGCATCACCGATCACAAGGCATGGGTGAACCGGCTCTGCCCGGCCATCAAGGCAACGGACAAAGGCCAGGCGTTCATCTGTGCGGTCGCCCACATGAACATCGCGGCGGAAGCACGGCGCGCCCGGGAAACCGTCATCGAAGAATGCGATGCCGGCCTGATCAAACTGGTCGTCCCCATCTTTGTAGGTGGCGAATTTCTGGGTGCAGTAGGCGCTTGCGGACTGCGCTTTGAAGACGGTGAGGTGGACCCGTTTCTGGTTCACCAGATCACCGATATTCCAGAAGAAACGGTGGAAGAACTCTCCGGCGACATACCGGTGATGTCACATGAAAAGGCCAAAGAACTGGCCCGCACGATCGAAACCGAAATTCAGGAACGCATCGATGCCTGTTTGTCCAAACGGGCGTTGTCACAGGAGGCAACGAAATGA
- a CDS encoding 4Fe-4S dicluster domain-containing protein — protein sequence MSETEQTGHRRLDRLDHTRLRNWPFGQDYCLTCAMCSGSCPVAGIDGFDPRKVVRMAGLGLLEELVDARWPWICTMCGKCEAVCPMDIHIPDLIRTIRGKRERDLVPGILHKGLAAALKTGNNLGMPQEDFIYVLEDVASEIAEEPGFEDFKVPIDKTGANLLTTIHNKLVNTHTEDLKHWWKIFHAAKEDWTVSSINWEGTNWGFFTGDDEGMRTMVGRIAEQMERLEVKNLMWPE from the coding sequence ATGAGTGAAACGGAACAGACCGGTCATCGAAGGCTCGACCGGCTGGATCATACCCGGTTACGAAACTGGCCGTTCGGGCAGGACTACTGCCTGACCTGCGCCATGTGCTCCGGCTCCTGCCCGGTTGCGGGCATCGACGGCTTCGATCCCCGAAAAGTCGTTCGGATGGCGGGCCTTGGGCTGCTGGAAGAGCTGGTCGATGCCCGTTGGCCATGGATCTGCACCATGTGCGGGAAATGCGAAGCTGTCTGCCCGATGGATATTCACATCCCGGACCTGATCCGCACGATCCGCGGCAAGCGCGAGCGGGATCTGGTGCCCGGCATTCTTCACAAGGGTCTTGCGGCCGCTCTGAAAACGGGCAACAACCTCGGCATGCCGCAGGAAGACTTCATCTACGTCCTGGAGGATGTTGCATCCGAAATCGCCGAAGAGCCCGGATTCGAAGATTTCAAAGTGCCGATCGACAAGACGGGTGCGAACCTGCTCACCACCATCCACAACAAACTCGTCAACACCCATACCGAAGACCTGAAGCACTGGTGGAAAATTTTCCATGCGGCCAAGGAAGACTGGACCGTTTCCTCCATCAACTGGGAGGGTACCAACTGGGGATTTTTCACTGGCGACGACGAGGGCATGCGGACCATGGTGGGCCGGATTGCGGAGCAGATGGAGCGGCTCGAGGTGAAGAACCTCATGTGGCCCGAATGA
- a CDS encoding SPFH domain-containing protein, protein MGNQNAIFLEVIEWFDETGKELVHRIPESGSGDIKWGAQLTVRESQAGVFFYNGKAIGAFGAGRHTLKTANIPILTKILSTPWGMTSPLRAEVYFVNLKVFTDLKWGTRDPVAFKDSELGLIRLRAFGVFNVQVIQPVLFINSLVGTQGIYTTEEIEGYLNRVIVSRFNDYMGDTIDTILNLPARYDEMAEKLIERLRDDFRKFGLGLKQLYINAITPPPEVQQAIDERSRIGAIPDMNKLLQMKAAMAMEKAATAEGSAMGTGMGLMMPAMFASYFAPSAAKTDQPLADQNTCPECNHPVPRDALFCPMCGHQLLVLTQCRYCGKNLTPKDRFCPRCGKPADEKPAPLICPNCRTENLPEAKFCNQCGEKLPGA, encoded by the coding sequence ATGGGAAACCAGAACGCTATCTTCCTCGAGGTTATCGAATGGTTTGACGAAACCGGAAAAGAACTGGTTCACCGGATACCGGAAAGCGGATCCGGAGACATCAAATGGGGCGCCCAACTGACGGTTCGGGAAAGCCAGGCCGGCGTCTTTTTCTATAACGGCAAGGCCATCGGCGCCTTCGGTGCCGGCCGCCACACCCTCAAAACCGCCAACATTCCCATTCTCACCAAAATTCTTTCAACGCCCTGGGGCATGACCAGCCCCCTTCGGGCAGAGGTCTATTTCGTCAATCTCAAGGTCTTCACGGACCTCAAATGGGGAACCCGGGACCCGGTCGCCTTCAAGGACTCGGAACTGGGGCTCATCCGGCTGCGGGCCTTTGGGGTGTTCAACGTCCAGGTGATCCAGCCGGTTCTCTTCATCAATTCTTTGGTCGGCACGCAGGGCATCTACACGACCGAGGAAATCGAGGGCTACCTCAACCGGGTGATCGTCTCCCGTTTCAACGACTACATGGGGGATACGATCGACACCATCCTGAACCTGCCCGCCCGGTATGACGAGATGGCCGAAAAACTGATCGAGCGGCTGCGGGACGATTTTCGAAAATTCGGACTGGGCCTGAAACAACTGTATATCAATGCCATCACCCCACCGCCGGAGGTGCAGCAGGCCATCGACGAGCGAAGCCGGATCGGCGCCATTCCCGACATGAACAAGCTGCTGCAGATGAAGGCCGCCATGGCCATGGAAAAAGCGGCCACTGCGGAAGGAAGCGCCATGGGAACCGGCATGGGCCTGATGATGCCCGCCATGTTCGCCTCTTATTTTGCGCCGTCTGCAGCAAAGACCGATCAACCACTGGCGGATCAGAACACCTGCCCGGAATGCAACCATCCGGTACCCAGAGATGCCCTGTTCTGCCCGATGTGCGGCCACCAATTGCTGGTGCTCACCCAATGCCGGTATTGCGGAAAGAACCTCACCCCAAAAGACAGGTTCTGCCCCCGATGCGGCAAGCCGGCCGATGAGAAACCGGCTCCCCTGATATGCCCGAACTGCAGGACGGAAAACCTGCCGGAAGCCAAATTCTGCAACCAGTGCGGAGAAAAGCTGCCAGGCGCATGA